In Thalassotalea fonticola, a single genomic region encodes these proteins:
- a CDS encoding sulfatase family protein yields MKPRDNLQFSLLKKITLAITFAFAMQGCSTEQQSVVNAEAEQKLPNIVIILADDLGYGDLGAYNNASKIPTPNMDAIAKAGIRFTDAHTPSAVCTPTRYGLLTGRYAWRSRLKKGVLYGESPALIEDGRMTIQSMLQDKGYTTAGIGKWHLGLGNKAKTDYSQPLRPGPVSSGFDYYFGIPASLDMPPYLYIENESVLQSASSEVTKGKLARYGGDGFWREGASAPDFKHIEVLPTLANKAENYIKQQASSTKQPFFLYMPLPSPHTPWVPKAEFKGKSEAGTYGDFVNQTDDVIGRVHSALKENGLSDNTLVIVTSDNGSHWKASDIEQYNHLANAHWRGMKADIYEGGHRVPFIASWPKHFPAGSVSDQNLSLVDLLATIAGIVDSKLPSDAGEDSYNLLPAFYGKAGMENIREATVYHAIGGMFAIQQGPWKYIKGQTSGGFGSKGQRKKLLKQNPDTPKGQLYNLANDASETQNLYLQNPDKVAELERLLERYRQQGFSRPMTGHTNKG; encoded by the coding sequence ATGAAACCACGAGATAACTTGCAGTTTTCCCTTTTAAAAAAAATCACTTTAGCGATTACTTTTGCCTTCGCAATGCAAGGTTGTTCAACCGAACAACAAAGTGTTGTTAATGCGGAAGCTGAGCAAAAACTACCTAATATTGTGATTATTTTGGCTGATGATTTGGGTTACGGTGACCTTGGTGCGTATAACAACGCCAGTAAAATCCCTACTCCAAATATGGATGCCATCGCGAAAGCTGGGATCAGATTTACCGATGCCCATACTCCATCTGCAGTTTGTACACCAACTCGTTATGGTTTATTGACCGGTCGTTATGCCTGGCGTTCACGCCTAAAAAAAGGGGTGTTATATGGTGAATCGCCCGCTTTGATTGAAGATGGCAGAATGACCATTCAATCGATGTTACAAGATAAAGGTTATACCACCGCAGGCATCGGTAAATGGCACCTTGGCCTAGGTAATAAAGCAAAAACCGATTATAGCCAGCCGCTGCGACCAGGACCTGTATCATCAGGGTTTGATTATTACTTTGGCATCCCGGCGTCGTTAGACATGCCTCCGTATCTATATATTGAAAATGAATCCGTGCTACAAAGTGCCAGTAGTGAAGTCACAAAGGGTAAATTAGCAAGATACGGTGGTGATGGTTTTTGGCGTGAAGGTGCCAGCGCTCCCGATTTTAAACATATTGAAGTATTACCTACACTAGCAAACAAGGCTGAAAACTATATCAAGCAGCAAGCCAGTTCAACAAAGCAGCCTTTTTTCCTGTATATGCCATTGCCATCGCCACACACTCCCTGGGTTCCTAAAGCTGAATTTAAGGGCAAGAGTGAAGCCGGTACCTATGGTGATTTTGTCAATCAAACCGATGATGTCATTGGTCGGGTACATAGTGCATTAAAAGAGAATGGTCTGAGCGACAACACTTTAGTGATAGTCACCAGTGATAATGGCTCACATTGGAAAGCAAGCGATATTGAACAATATAATCATCTGGCCAATGCTCATTGGCGCGGTATGAAAGCCGACATTTATGAAGGCGGACACCGAGTGCCGTTTATTGCCAGTTGGCCTAAGCATTTCCCTGCCGGTAGCGTCAGTGACCAAAATTTATCTCTGGTTGACTTGTTAGCCACCATCGCCGGTATCGTTGATAGCAAACTGCCGAGTGATGCTGGTGAAGACAGTTACAATTTATTACCCGCATTTTACGGCAAGGCCGGTATGGAAAATATTCGAGAAGCTACCGTATATCACGCCATAGGTGGCATGTTTGCCATCCAACAAGGTCCGTGGAAATACATTAAGGGCCAAACATCTGGCGGTTTTGGCTCGAAAGGCCAGCGCAAAAAATTATTAAAGCAGAACCCGGATACACCTAAAGGTCAGCTCTATAATCTAGCCAATGATGCCAGTGAAACGCAAAATTTGTATTTACAAAATCCGGATAAAGTCGCTGAGCTTGAACGCTTACTCGAACGTTATCGCCAACAGGGCTTTAGCCGCCCGATGACTGGACATACCAATAAAGGATAA
- a CDS encoding alpha-L-fucosidase, whose translation MILTAALLTISCFQAIASEKPDNSKETNGDTSASSWQRIEANYRLPTWYEDAKFGIFIHWGPYSVPGWAPGKAYSEWYPHNIYRANSKRSSKWRQYHQQTYGSDFGYKDFIPQFKAEHWDPQDWAKLFKQAGARYVIPVGEHHDGFAMWDSALTRWDAKDMGPKRDIIGELAKAVRSSGMKYAVSYHRERHFSYFNQDDERLKRELAANPDAAELYGPFELSKEFIRDYQARWQEICDKYQPDFMWLDDIPAFYQQPDHPNIVAYQQTLLEMVSDYLKQSQHWQKSVYFNNKGKHRNFDTDAGVLSKDNMTIDGIGPKWENPATFGHSFAYNYIEDDNGSYKDSDELVDLLIDVVSKNGNLLLNIGPKADGTITAPQRVGLLAVGRWLQINGEGIYGSRPWQAYGEDNIRYTRKGNNTLFAFDLEARNGSILLPLTAQFKQSDIASIELLGFDQVQWQITSAGLEVSNPQQKSVEATVYKINFHQNIIN comes from the coding sequence ATGATTTTGACTGCGGCGTTGTTAACTATCAGTTGTTTTCAAGCCATTGCAAGCGAAAAACCAGACAACAGTAAAGAGACAAACGGGGATACAAGCGCATCTAGCTGGCAGCGTATCGAAGCCAACTATCGACTACCAACTTGGTATGAGGATGCCAAGTTTGGTATTTTTATTCACTGGGGGCCATATTCAGTACCAGGCTGGGCACCGGGTAAAGCCTATTCTGAATGGTATCCGCATAATATCTATCGCGCCAATAGCAAACGCTCGTCGAAGTGGCGCCAATACCATCAACAAACCTACGGCAGTGATTTTGGTTATAAAGATTTTATTCCGCAATTTAAGGCCGAACATTGGGATCCACAGGACTGGGCCAAATTATTTAAACAAGCTGGTGCCCGTTATGTGATCCCGGTTGGCGAACATCACGATGGCTTTGCCATGTGGGATAGTGCTTTGACTCGTTGGGACGCAAAAGATATGGGGCCAAAGCGCGATATTATTGGCGAACTCGCCAAAGCTGTACGTTCCTCAGGAATGAAATACGCCGTGTCGTATCATCGTGAGCGTCATTTCAGTTATTTTAATCAGGACGATGAGCGGCTTAAACGTGAGCTGGCGGCCAATCCTGACGCGGCTGAGCTTTATGGGCCGTTTGAATTGAGCAAGGAGTTCATTCGCGATTATCAAGCACGTTGGCAAGAAATTTGTGATAAATATCAGCCTGATTTCATGTGGCTTGATGATATTCCCGCTTTTTACCAACAACCTGACCATCCTAATATAGTTGCGTACCAGCAAACTTTGCTAGAGATGGTGAGCGATTATTTAAAACAATCTCAGCATTGGCAAAAGTCAGTGTATTTTAATAATAAAGGCAAACACCGCAATTTCGATACCGATGCCGGCGTACTTTCTAAAGACAACATGACCATAGATGGCATCGGCCCTAAGTGGGAAAATCCGGCCACTTTTGGTCATTCATTTGCCTACAACTATATTGAAGATGACAATGGTAGCTATAAAGATAGTGATGAGTTAGTGGATTTATTGATCGATGTGGTCAGTAAAAATGGCAACTTATTACTCAATATTGGGCCAAAAGCAGACGGCACTATTACCGCTCCGCAAAGGGTCGGTTTACTGGCGGTTGGACGCTGGCTCCAAATAAACGGCGAAGGCATATATGGCAGTCGTCCATGGCAAGCCTATGGCGAGGACAACATTCGTTATACTCGCAAAGGCAACAATACGCTGTTCGCCTTTGATCTCGAAGCCCGAAACGGAAGCATATTGTTACCTTTAACCGCACAATTCAAACAATCGGATATCGCGTCAATTGAATTACTGGGTTTCGATCAGGTGCAGTGGCAGATCACCAGCGCAGGATTAGAAGTCAGCAACCCGCAACAAAAATCTGTCGAGGCGACGGTTTATAAAATTAATTTTCATCAGAATATTATCAACTAA
- a CDS encoding sulfatase-like hydrolase/transferase: protein MKNLLSIGLSLLLAGQSMALESPASQPNIIVIMADDMGYGDLGSYNGIHHTPHLDQLAREGLRFTDFHSSGTVCSPTRAGLITGRYQHKTGVDGVVNADPKHPSHSFGVDPKTQITFPSLVKAKGYKTGLFGKWHVGYEERYRPMNFGFDRFVGFLSGNIDYISHYDRMHSYDWWHNEKQVVEQGYSTHLITEHAINFINDNKNNPFVLYVAHEAVHDPMQGPDSPIQRGPDKQKRKQDIDKEPIFKQVIGELDVSVGKLVEAVKLAGLSENTLIIFTSDNGPMKLSSPGPLRGKKGSLFEGGHRVPTIAWWPTKIKANTVSEQLTISLDIMPTILALTGAVVPAEHQLDGISLLPVFSGDKQPVRDLFWRNGGLNLHSSDLQTNDVAKAMRQGKWKLLVSPYYRSMSLYDLDKDLAEQHNIASSHPEVVKQMTEKVRAWESDILPYLPYQIRTKPLKSEKPAK, encoded by the coding sequence ATGAAAAACTTACTATCGATCGGTTTAAGCCTATTATTAGCTGGTCAATCTATGGCGTTGGAAAGCCCCGCCAGTCAACCAAACATCATTGTGATCATGGCTGATGACATGGGCTATGGTGATTTAGGCAGTTATAACGGCATCCACCATACGCCACACTTGGACCAGTTAGCTCGTGAAGGCTTACGATTTACTGATTTTCATTCAAGCGGGACCGTATGTAGCCCGACTAGAGCAGGATTAATTACCGGGCGTTATCAGCACAAAACCGGTGTCGACGGCGTAGTAAATGCCGATCCAAAACACCCTTCCCACAGCTTTGGTGTTGATCCCAAAACTCAAATCACCTTTCCCAGCTTAGTTAAGGCGAAAGGTTATAAAACCGGATTGTTTGGAAAATGGCATGTGGGCTATGAAGAGCGTTATCGTCCGATGAATTTTGGCTTCGATCGCTTTGTCGGATTTTTAAGTGGCAACATTGACTATATCTCTCATTATGATCGGATGCACAGCTACGACTGGTGGCATAACGAGAAACAAGTGGTTGAACAAGGTTATTCAACGCATTTGATCACTGAGCATGCGATAAATTTTATTAATGACAATAAAAACAACCCATTTGTGCTCTATGTGGCCCATGAAGCTGTACATGATCCAATGCAAGGCCCTGATTCACCTATTCAGCGTGGCCCTGATAAACAAAAACGCAAGCAAGATATTGATAAAGAGCCAATATTCAAACAAGTCATAGGTGAGCTCGATGTCAGCGTCGGTAAATTAGTTGAAGCAGTAAAGCTTGCTGGCTTAAGCGAGAATACCTTAATTATTTTCACTTCGGATAATGGCCCAATGAAACTATCATCACCCGGGCCGCTACGTGGTAAAAAAGGTTCACTATTTGAAGGCGGTCATCGGGTACCAACAATAGCCTGGTGGCCGACAAAAATTAAAGCCAATACAGTCTCTGAGCAATTAACCATTTCACTCGATATTATGCCAACTATTCTCGCCCTTACCGGGGCAGTGGTTCCGGCCGAGCATCAACTGGACGGTATCAGTTTACTGCCAGTTTTCTCTGGCGACAAACAACCAGTTCGGGATTTATTCTGGCGTAATGGTGGTTTGAACCTGCATTCTAGTGACTTACAAACCAATGATGTCGCCAAAGCAATGCGACAAGGCAAATGGAAACTGCTGGTAAGCCCCTATTACCGCTCAATGAGTTTGTATGATTTAGATAAAGATCTTGCTGAGCAACATAACATAGCCAGTTCACATCCTGAAGTGGTAAAACAGATGACCGAGAAAGTACGGGCATGGGAAAGCGATATTTTGCCGTATTTGCCCTACCAGATCAGAACAAAGCCGTTAAAATCCGAAAAACCGGCTAAATAA
- a CDS encoding sulfatase-like hydrolase/transferase, with protein MKKSLIKLSLMATLLLSFNVLSAVSKPNILFILVDDASPEAYSAYGIEDLGTASTPNIDSIADNGVIFATALAPSICQPSRVQIMTGRYANRTGNYYNAIWHSSDATTLYQRHIPFSKVLKDAGYATAIAGKWDAGPPSKLTSDVGFDQFMIKAYHNQIKNLPGFASWGGTEHYEEPPNKPSRYWYPAYTTNVVYNSQQQAFTSQLQETDLLPSVLSDYGPNLEARFISGFIEKSVANEQPFLAYWPTVAPHGTGRGRLPSTPTRGVIGDLGDGPYGNSKPAVGSVEYLARFQALNEYLDSQIGEVLAKIRELGIEDNTIIIFASDNATAIAGKTRGVERGSHVALMLSGPGIKQRAGLSTALTDTSDLAPTLIELALVSDMPETKHDFDGRSLVPFLSGQAEQHRDWIYANTAGSQILRTEHYLLEAVNQLYPDYPDAVQGRFYYTGDNRFGQSYQLLDQDTEQIHVQQRARFQKIIELAPLPSLSRAELSDDEISKLTAGNDTRPDKHLFNDKYHKFYPEDFSLWSNLTQITEQLTDSDLDTLPDHWESNFGLDILNSLDANQDADQDGLTNLQEYQYGSNPNSTDSDGDTLPDNWEVNNQLDPLNPNDALIDNDNDDLSNILEYQYLTSPHNTDSDGDTLPDGWEARHHLDPTNPDDAELDTDSDELSNVMEFFHGTEPLNKDSDADGLPDGWEITHQLDPLNGDDAQADNDNDDISNIDEYLQQSDPNRKESTDNTGNTDNNESGSPEEEKSSAAGALYSSLIVFLFIAHRQRISKRMAV; from the coding sequence ATGAAAAAATCGTTAATCAAACTAAGCTTGATGGCAACATTACTATTGTCATTTAACGTATTATCAGCTGTCAGCAAACCGAATATTTTATTTATTCTGGTTGATGATGCCAGCCCAGAAGCCTATAGCGCCTATGGTATTGAAGATTTAGGTACGGCCAGTACGCCAAATATTGACTCCATTGCCGACAACGGAGTGATATTTGCTACTGCCCTCGCCCCGTCTATTTGCCAACCATCACGGGTTCAAATAATGACAGGTCGTTATGCTAACCGTACCGGAAATTATTACAATGCGATATGGCATAGCAGCGATGCTACGACTCTTTATCAACGTCATATTCCCTTTTCTAAAGTGCTCAAAGATGCCGGTTATGCGACAGCTATCGCGGGAAAATGGGATGCTGGTCCGCCATCAAAACTTACTAGCGATGTAGGTTTTGATCAGTTTATGATCAAGGCCTATCACAACCAAATCAAAAACTTGCCCGGTTTTGCCAGTTGGGGCGGCACTGAACACTATGAAGAGCCACCAAATAAACCGTCGCGCTATTGGTATCCGGCTTACACCACCAATGTTGTCTATAACTCTCAACAGCAGGCATTCACCAGCCAGCTACAAGAAACCGATTTATTGCCTTCGGTTTTGAGCGATTACGGTCCGAATCTGGAAGCCAGATTTATCAGTGGTTTTATTGAAAAGTCGGTCGCTAATGAGCAGCCATTTTTAGCCTACTGGCCCACCGTTGCGCCACATGGTACAGGTAGAGGACGATTGCCTTCAACTCCTACTCGAGGCGTTATTGGCGATCTCGGTGATGGCCCTTATGGCAATAGTAAACCCGCGGTTGGCAGTGTCGAATATTTAGCTCGGTTTCAGGCATTAAATGAATACCTAGATAGTCAAATCGGTGAAGTACTAGCCAAAATCCGTGAACTGGGTATTGAAGATAACACCATCATCATCTTTGCTTCAGACAATGCCACAGCAATTGCCGGTAAAACTCGAGGAGTTGAACGCGGCTCCCACGTTGCCCTGATGCTATCTGGCCCAGGCATTAAACAACGTGCAGGGCTGAGTACAGCGCTTACCGATACAAGTGATTTGGCCCCGACCTTGATCGAGTTGGCGTTAGTCAGCGATATGCCAGAAACAAAGCATGATTTTGATGGGCGATCTCTGGTGCCATTTCTTTCCGGTCAGGCAGAGCAGCACCGAGACTGGATTTATGCCAATACCGCCGGTTCACAAATTTTAAGAACAGAACATTATCTACTTGAAGCCGTTAATCAGCTCTACCCCGACTATCCAGATGCCGTACAAGGGCGATTCTACTACACTGGTGACAACCGCTTTGGCCAAAGCTATCAATTGCTCGACCAAGATACTGAGCAGATCCATGTGCAACAACGAGCCAGGTTTCAAAAAATAATCGAGCTTGCACCGCTGCCATCGTTAAGCAGAGCAGAGCTTAGCGATGACGAAATATCAAAACTCACGGCGGGTAACGATACTCGTCCTGATAAGCATTTGTTTAATGATAAATATCATAAGTTTTATCCAGAAGACTTCAGCCTCTGGTCAAATCTGACACAAATCACGGAACAACTTACCGACTCGGATCTCGATACTTTACCTGATCACTGGGAGAGCAACTTTGGCTTAGATATTCTCAACAGCCTGGATGCTAACCAGGATGCTGATCAAGACGGCTTAACCAACCTGCAAGAGTATCAGTATGGCAGCAATCCGAACAGCACAGACAGTGATGGGGATACCCTGCCAGATAACTGGGAAGTCAATAATCAACTGGATCCTTTAAACCCTAATGACGCGCTGATTGATAACGATAATGATGATTTGAGTAATATACTTGAGTATCAATATCTCACCTCGCCACACAATACAGACAGTGACGGTGATACTCTGCCCGACGGCTGGGAAGCGCGCCATCACCTTGATCCCACGAACCCAGATGATGCAGAATTAGACACCGACAGTGACGAGTTAAGTAACGTTATGGAATTCTTCCATGGTACCGAGCCGTTAAACAAAGACAGTGATGCCGACGGCTTGCCTGATGGCTGGGAAATCACTCACCAGTTAGACCCGTTAAATGGCGATGACGCACAAGCCGATAACGATAACGACGATATTAGTAACATTGATGAATACTTACAGCAATCAGATCCAAACAGGAAAGAAAGTACAGATAACACAGGCAACACTGATAATAATGAAAGCGGTAGTCCGGAAGAAGAAAAATCCTCGGCAGCTGGAGCGCTGTATTCATCTCTGATTGTTTTTCTTTTTATCGCACACCGACAGCGGATTTCAAAGCGCATGGCAGTATAA
- a CDS encoding cadherin repeat domain-containing protein, which yields MKNRFSLKYKIPTLGLLLFAQSGIGYADTPVFFENSQINNVDFLFHTQAGNAEHISLAVDTNNNLYTAYHDAVTGKDLVEFVKYSNSLDFNGALTSLIDVTSEKADNTFSQLRVNPADNSLMLAVVEGKDATAKLKIKSSIDGGLSWTDKAIVDIAVNPRAMKMEVDSTGNAYILLAPNNTNAKLYKFDNSVADVSVSLTEVFSVTTDQAKSQQQNMLSGDIAIDGDDVPYFVYRDNALGAADLQVAYFDGAAWQSFEPSGPTIAGGTVNLSAAFDSQNNLHIVDVGIAASGMAVYKLNGKTADSAWELQGNEKFDHALSIGGSENGTTTPPANFYIDLDFDSKDVAYVAFQQVNNEGATGSSKRQMQLVKLVNDVWTEVPWDLGVDSNFSAHNSTEAASIYNGVHKYIDLVIDNLDRPIVGFQATNSATHSYYPTVVRGHLATADPDTVLPFSLDEGETLVGKLTADDADGDAITLTLSGADADLFTIDQVTGQISFKAVQEIAAENSVYTLTVSATANDETTNQDIQVTLINDTTNDIPDTDGDGLLDDVDPDIDGDGTLNENDAFPLDNSESVDTDNDGVGDNSDPYPLDGSINKIENIEDATSPVFIDNSVLLNELEFLFNPQTDNSEHLSMAVNSENTVYAAYQNAKGSADIVKVAEYNKGVVSDFGAQSSVATANTFTQIRINPVDDSLLLAFVENSKLIVKASTDGQAWIPTAETTVTAASKSVKMEVDSQGTPYILHTGSDNNTTIFKLSGSSLSAVYGPMATKSTNGLTVAADIAINSNDHLHLVYRDAAAGSATLDKTLLVSWDENGIQQAALTTTVAPTSAYMKIAFDSADNLHMFNVGFTTVAGGTVYKLDGTDVSDTSWQQVGDQNFGFALAEGHAAAPTTGKGSPLLDLAFDSNDVPYVAFQQMNNAITSKKHAQMATLVNDVWTEISYDLASVSKAGANLDNATHNFIDIDVDEYDRPLLLIRSGGTGHNAYGYALRVNKIISSRTIYFNENEGSLIAGKLAVIDNQGDSIVLSLTGADADLFDINQATGEISIKDEQILNGADETFNITVTATTAGETASANIEVTLLNDANNDPQSFDVTPSLVTLNKFSKVNNAYGGDNQAVIVSNTNIKPLEIGAIAQNDFFVTNDSCSNATLNENEQCTFTVQTFDPENISSDITVNNGIVTISSNNTDSPTFNLFVALGESDTSELSTSETVQEKAQRKVPPVVKNIVITSIGDDYTVNFELDGYHDEYQAGFGFFDCALPINNESCATSLENKIVSTQATFDNDTGTSPGSFSYTYNSETSSSLTFPYSATVDLSAYSDTGSNDLVLRFYYKAPVDSAAGNQWISAIIPGGQGYISIDGLSRKIIAPAANQ from the coding sequence ATGAAAAATAGATTTTCACTTAAATATAAAATACCAACGTTAGGATTGCTTTTGTTTGCTCAATCAGGAATTGGCTATGCAGATACTCCAGTTTTTTTTGAAAACAGCCAAATCAATAACGTTGACTTCCTGTTCCATACACAAGCAGGAAATGCTGAGCATATATCCTTGGCAGTTGATACTAATAATAATTTATATACCGCATATCATGATGCTGTTACCGGCAAAGATTTAGTGGAATTTGTTAAATATTCTAACTCGTTAGATTTTAACGGTGCCTTAACTAGTTTAATTGATGTGACTTCTGAAAAAGCTGATAATACCTTTTCACAGTTAAGAGTAAACCCAGCTGACAATAGTTTAATGCTAGCTGTAGTTGAAGGTAAAGACGCGACAGCTAAGCTTAAGATTAAATCTAGTATTGATGGTGGCCTTTCATGGACAGATAAAGCGATTGTTGATATCGCGGTAAACCCAAGAGCCATGAAGATGGAAGTCGATAGTACTGGTAACGCATATATACTGCTGGCGCCTAATAATACCAATGCTAAGCTTTATAAATTTGATAATTCGGTGGCTGATGTCTCGGTATCATTAACGGAAGTTTTTTCGGTAACGACTGATCAAGCTAAATCGCAACAACAAAACATGCTTTCAGGTGATATTGCCATTGATGGTGATGACGTCCCTTACTTCGTATATCGCGATAATGCCTTAGGTGCTGCTGATTTACAAGTCGCCTATTTTGATGGGGCTGCATGGCAATCGTTTGAACCCTCTGGGCCAACTATAGCCGGTGGTACCGTAAATCTTAGCGCGGCTTTTGATAGCCAAAATAACTTGCATATTGTTGATGTTGGTATTGCTGCATCAGGTATGGCGGTATACAAGTTAAATGGTAAAACCGCTGATAGTGCATGGGAGTTACAAGGCAATGAAAAGTTTGATCATGCGCTTTCTATCGGTGGTAGCGAGAATGGTACCACAACACCACCAGCCAATTTTTATATTGATTTAGATTTTGACAGCAAAGATGTAGCTTATGTTGCTTTTCAACAAGTTAATAACGAGGGCGCAACCGGTTCGAGTAAAAGACAAATGCAACTGGTTAAACTGGTTAATGACGTTTGGACAGAAGTTCCTTGGGACTTAGGTGTTGATAGTAATTTTTCAGCTCACAATAGTACTGAAGCTGCATCTATTTATAACGGTGTTCATAAATATATTGATTTAGTTATTGATAATCTAGACAGACCTATTGTTGGCTTTCAAGCAACCAATAGCGCAACCCATAGTTACTATCCTACCGTGGTGCGAGGACATTTAGCAACCGCTGATCCAGATACAGTTCTACCATTTAGCCTAGATGAAGGAGAAACCCTTGTCGGCAAGTTAACCGCCGATGATGCCGATGGTGATGCTATTACGTTAACGTTGTCCGGTGCTGATGCCGACTTATTTACTATTGACCAGGTAACGGGTCAAATAAGCTTTAAAGCAGTTCAAGAAATAGCTGCTGAAAATTCAGTTTATACTCTGACTGTATCTGCAACGGCAAACGATGAAACGACCAATCAAGATATACAAGTTACGCTAATAAATGACACTACAAACGATATCCCAGATACAGACGGAGATGGCCTTCTTGATGATGTCGATCCTGACATTGATGGCGATGGCACACTCAATGAAAACGATGCATTTCCACTTGATAATTCGGAAAGCGTAGACACTGACAATGATGGTGTAGGCGATAATTCTGACCCGTATCCTCTTGATGGCAGCATAAATAAAATTGAAAACATTGAAGATGCAACGTCACCAGTATTTATTGATAATAGTGTATTGCTCAATGAATTAGAATTCTTGTTTAATCCACAAACGGATAATTCTGAGCATTTATCCATGGCCGTAAATAGTGAAAACACTGTTTATGCTGCTTACCAAAATGCTAAAGGCTCAGCAGATATTGTTAAAGTCGCTGAATATAATAAAGGTGTTGTCAGTGATTTTGGCGCGCAATCAAGCGTTGCTACAGCCAATACGTTTACGCAAATACGTATAAACCCTGTTGATGACAGTTTATTACTAGCGTTTGTTGAAAATTCTAAACTTATCGTTAAAGCCAGTACTGATGGTCAAGCTTGGATACCAACCGCTGAAACCACTGTTACTGCCGCCTCAAAATCGGTAAAAATGGAAGTCGATAGCCAAGGCACGCCATACATTTTACATACGGGTTCAGATAACAACACTACAATATTTAAACTTTCCGGTAGTAGCTTAAGCGCTGTTTATGGGCCGATGGCCACAAAATCAACCAATGGTTTGACCGTCGCGGCTGATATCGCGATTAACTCAAACGACCACCTGCACCTTGTTTATCGTGACGCTGCCGCAGGCTCTGCAACGTTAGACAAAACCTTATTAGTGAGCTGGGATGAAAATGGTATCCAACAAGCAGCGCTAACTACTACTGTTGCACCAACATCAGCGTATATGAAAATAGCGTTTGACAGTGCTGATAATCTGCATATGTTCAACGTTGGTTTTACTACGGTTGCTGGAGGCACTGTTTATAAACTTGACGGTACGGATGTTAGTGATACAAGTTGGCAGCAAGTAGGTGATCAAAATTTCGGTTTTGCATTAGCGGAAGGCCATGCAGCGGCCCCTACAACAGGCAAAGGAAGTCCTTTACTTGATTTAGCGTTTGACAGTAATGATGTGCCTTATGTCGCTTTCCAGCAAATGAACAATGCTATCACTTCTAAAAAACACGCACAAATGGCCACCTTGGTTAATGATGTTTGGACTGAAATTTCTTACGATTTAGCATCTGTTTCAAAAGCTGGTGCAAATCTTGATAATGCCACGCATAACTTTATTGACATTGACGTTGATGAGTATGACCGACCGCTATTATTAATCCGCTCCGGCGGAACAGGCCATAATGCATACGGTTATGCACTGCGTGTTAATAAAATAATATCTAGCCGCACCATTTATTTTAACGAAAATGAAGGCAGTTTAATCGCCGGTAAATTAGCCGTTATTGATAATCAAGGTGATAGTATCGTTTTATCTTTAACTGGTGCAGATGCTGATTTATTCGACATTAATCAAGCCACAGGAGAAATTTCGATTAAAGATGAACAAATACTAAATGGTGCTGATGAAACCTTTAATATTACAGTGACAGCAACAACAGCAGGAGAAACTGCAAGTGCTAACATTGAAGTTACTTTATTGAATGATGCCAATAATGACCCTCAGAGCTTCGACGTCACCCCAAGCTTAGTAACGCTGAATAAATTCAGTAAAGTAAACAATGCTTATGGTGGTGATAATCAAGCGGTGATCGTTAGCAATACTAATATTAAACCGCTAGAAATAGGCGCTATTGCGCAAAATGACTTCTTTGTTACTAACGATAGCTGTAGTAATGCTACCTTAAATGAAAACGAGCAATGTACGTTTACGGTGCAAACATTTGATCCTGAGAATATTTCATCTGACATCACTGTTAATAATGGCATTGTCACGATTTCTTCAAATAATACCGACTCACCTACGTTTAATTTGTTCGTAGCATTAGGAGAAAGCGATACAAGTGAATTAAGCACATCTGAAACAGTACAAGAAAAAGCGCAACGTAAAGTACCACCGGTTGTAAAAAATATTGTAATAACAAGTATTGGTGACGATTATACCGTCAATTTCGAACTGGATGGCTATCACGATGAGTACCAAGCAGGTTTTGGCTTTTTTGATTGTGCTTTACCAATCAACAATGAAAGTTGCGCTACATCATTAGAGAACAAGATCGTATCAACTCAAGCTACGTTTGATAATGACACAGGTACAAGTCCGGGTAGTTTTTCTTATACCTACAATAGTGAAACATCTTCAAGTTTAACCTTTCCATATTCAGCTACCGTCGATTTATCGGCGTACTCTGACACAGGCTCTAACGATTTAGTACTGCGTTTCTACTACAAAGCCCCAGTTGATTCGGCTGCGGGCAATCAGTGGATCTCAGCAATCATCCCTGGTGGACAAGGTTATATTTCAATTGATGGCTTAAGTAGAAAAATTATCGCACCAGCGGCAAATCAATAA